A segment of the Carya illinoinensis cultivar Pawnee chromosome 1, C.illinoinensisPawnee_v1, whole genome shotgun sequence genome:
TTGTCACAAGACTCTTAAGCCATCCAATAAACCTTTTACCTCAGCCATCATGTTCGTACTGGACTATGATAATTAGCAAAACCGGCCAATTCCACCCAACACCGCCACACTCACGTGAGTTGTCCAAGCTACATCTATCGATATTTAATTTGACATGGCCTAAAGCTGGCCTTAACCATTGTAAAACCATAACATTAGGAGATTTAATGGGAATAGGAGCCATACCAAACTACTGTAATATATGTATATCCACACTGCTTATTCTTTTGAAGGAGGACAGCTTCAACATTTGATCCACAAGTGTCTTCAACTTATCTTCCATTCAAGCCTTACATCTCCTAAACTATAGGCACCAACTTATTACAGATGGTGGTATTCCAGTATACCCACTACTCCTAACTGAGACACAACATGGGCTTTATTGAACCATTTCTCCACTACGGATTTCCAGTTTTGTATACTATAAAATCTGAATCCCAGCAAAAAAGCAAATTCATATCAAGCCTGATAAAGAAACAATGCTATGTacaaatttattcatttatttgcttgCTTATCATTATGGTAAAATCGGTATGTAAGTAATACTGTCTGGTCTGTGATCCGAGAGCATCATGCCAAAATGGAATGGTCTAATTGGATTTGGCACAAAGCCATCCATTCATTGTaaaatatagcaaaactctatttatattttcatgtgGAGAAGCTTTAAGAAGGAACTGCTTGTTGactcaaacataaaaaaactgcataTTGCATTAGCATCGAAGTACAATTGTTGCTCCGGCCATCAGACGGGGGTTTTTCtcttgaattacccaaggtgcacttgTGGTAAACTCCTTACCGAGGTCCTGTGCAACCTAAGATTAGTCAGGACGTTGATCTGGACACTCGtaccaataaaattaaaaaaaaaaaacgttgctCTGGCCCTGATAAAGAAACAATGGTATGTCTGATTTTACCATAATGATAAGCAAATAAATGAGTGAACAAATTTGCAACAATTACTCGTAAGCACCGGTTTGATAAATGGTTGGAAGTACTGTTCTGATTCTGTCTATACGCTCACAAGAACAAGGCAAGGAGACAAATGAACTTGGATCAACTAGGAAACTTAAAGGACAATTTAGAAACAAATGTAATGTAAGACTGGTTTTTCAGTCCACCAGCTTTGATTATTCAATTCAATATAGCTTGCCATAAACTGTGCAAAACACTTggtaaaaaatagaaaacattgCCTATGCAAACTGGTTTAGCCAAGCAATAATACATGAACCTACTTTAATGTTCTCATTAAAAATTTGCTATGCATAGTTACAATTTCTGGATAGTCTTGCCACCCGACGGCTAATAATTATTCTGTTCTTACAGAGAGATTAGGATTATGCCAcgtatcatcaacataaacagaAGTCGAATAtagaaaacaagaaagaaaaaacagtaCACTAGCCTGACAAACTAAGATAAACGGAAGTCGCAATGCCAAGAGCGTATACGCCGATTGCCGTCCCAATCAGGTCCTTTCCAGAACGAGTCACCGCCCCGATTCCAGCAATCCCGACTATTCCAATCGGAACTCTGCAGAGAACTGCTTTCCCAGCGTTCGACACCACGGCATCCGTGAACAGCTCAATGGCCCATTCCTTGAACTGGGGGGGCCCGATAAGGGACTCGTGCTGAGCCGTTAAATCCTCTCTGTTGGGCCACCGGTGAGTCACTGCTCGGAGGGCGGAGTCGACCTGGGCTCGAGATGGTGGAGAGGGGACCCACTTCATGATGAGAGGGTGGGGCCGGAGGGTGGATAGGGTGCGGTGGAGGTGGTCGGAGGCAGTGGCGAGTTGGTAGGGGAAGACGCCAGGGAAAGCGTGCTGGGTCAAGGAGATGCAGTGTGAGTAGCCTGAGTCGCATGCTGAGTCGAACTCGGGCGAGTTTGAGAGTAAAGCCGTGACTCGCTTTGAGGGTGAAATGCCATTGCccatctctcttctctctctctctctctctccgcctTTAGTCTGATAAGAATAATTATTCGGATCAGCCCCTGTTTGGGAGCAACCGACGCACACCACACGTGGCATGGGCGAAATGACCGTGCTGACACCATAGGACGTTCCCTCCCTCAGTTGAAGCAAACATTTCATTTTGAGAAATGTAGCTCGAGCTCCGTACTGACGTTCCCTCTCTTGTTCCGTGATGTTCTTCAACCCAATGTAGCCGGAGCTCCGTTCCCTCCCTCGTTCCGTGATTCTGAAACCCAGACTCTCCCCGTCGTCCTCTTCGAGCTCAGACCTCGACCTCCGGCCTCCCCACCACGACATCCCGAGGAGATCAGTCCAAGCCCTGGGTCCATAACGAGACCAACGCGAAGCCCCTCTGTGACACGATCTGGGTATGAGCATGCTTACTTTTTGCTTTCCTTGTGTCACTCCCTTGGATTTCGGCTGTAGTGTTTCTGTGAAGGAAAAGTTGGTCAGGTTGGGTTGGAATCTGTTCGCACTCTGGGTCGGTGCGTTTGGGTCGGACCTGTTCAGAAGTTATGGAGTCTGGGTTTTAGAGCAACTCAGTAGAAAGTATTTTGAGGTGTTTTGGTAAGTTGGGTCGTCTCAGTGTAAGCTTAGCTTTTGGCTTGTAGGTTTAGTTTTCGAGTAGTTGATGAAATTGTTTGCTTCTGGGTGTTCTGCGTTTTGTGGACTTTGAGAAAACCCTCATTAAAATTCCGGCTCAGCcaaggttttggttttggtttgtcTCTCACAATTGGCTTTTGTGTAATTGAAGTTGTGACACTCTGAAGTTGTAAGTTGTTGGTCTCGAACGTCCCATTTTGTGGGGCTTTGGCTTGTGGCTTTTGAGTATTTTGTGTTCCTTCCAGTTCAGGCTAGGTTTATCGGTTCATGTCAAACAGAATAAAGGAAGATTTTAAGCTTAGCTATCCAGGTTATAAGTTGAAGCTCCTTCATGACACAACCAatttaacttatcaaaaaaataagttaaatggTCCTTCATCACATAGTTAAAAATTATTACGTCATAACTAAAATACCCGCCCATATGGCACTTGATATGTGTAATTCTCATATATCATAATGTGTCATTTATGGTAACTAGTTTCTAACTGTTATTTCAGAATTCATGTTAGACCTCTATCATGGTAGTTGTATGTgctaattttttgaaggatattAGTTTGCACATTCTCGTGGACAAAAACAGGAAAAAATTTAGCTCATTCCCATTGATTACTTCTTTGTTgtacttgatttgattttaagaaTATAACAAATGCATATTTGGCATACTTCTGTAAACTCAATTTAGAAAATTTGGTTTTGGCTTAAGCCAAGAGTTGAACTCAAAATTCAACTTGGATCTTACACTTGCCCCGAATAGTTTGGCAGTATGCTAGCCCTTTTCTCcataaattttctaaacttcaaatTCGATTAGCTATTGCCATTCTTGCTAAAAGcagatgcaattttttttttaccttgcaCATACTATTAAcccattaataaaaatatgtgataataatgttcagttttttatttttcagaatcAATCATGTCAGCATCATCATCTGTACTTAATGATAATGTCTTGGAATCTCCAACttgttggtgtggtttgaaaACACCACTAAAGACATCTCACACGTCGAAAAATCCCGGAAGGAGATTTTTCGCTTGCCCAAACTATAAAACGGTAAGAGCAATTTGTCAAAGtctgctttgttttgttttgcgtAATGGTTTGCTGGTTGGgtgtattttatcatattaattgTGAATTAATATTGTGTGTAGGGAGAAGCAAGGTGTGAATTTTTTGTATGGGCCGATATACTTCATTTGCTAGAGGAAAATTTTCGTGCTCGTGAGAATAAGGCGACAAGTATTTCGTGGAATGAAGTATTACAGCGCGAGTATGCCGTTCGGAAACGAGAAGATAAAGTGAGAGAAATGGCAAagaatctgaaaaagaaaaagcgaAAACTTTTGATTTTCTACTGGATTCTGACATTTGTAATAGTGTTTATTTGGTTTGGATAAATACTATGTAAAGTAGTTGGGCGAACTCTTTTGGGTTTTGCATGGTTCTTTTGAGGTGCACATGGTTTGTGGATCAAGACCATGTATGTAAATTGTATGGTGTTAACCTATAAGACTGTGACGAACTTTTGtgcaattaaattaattttggtAGACTTTAGCAAAGTGTCATTTAGTGAGATTGCTCAAAACAGGGATGTTGGAGCATTTAAATTTAGTTGTTATGCACTTCAAGAATTGTTTTTGGCATTCACTGATCCTCATCTGATTTGAAGGATAGTTTGGATTGATGTTATTGGAGAAGGTGGAATTATCCCAAGTATATACCCGGAATGAATCTTATCAATTTTTACTCATTTGAGGGACTATATTGCCCCCTGCATTTATCAAGTTTAGATTACAAAATTGTTATCATTCGTATCTAGCATCCTGATGGCACTTCAAATACTCATTTATGAGGGGTTGATATCTGGTCCCACATTCTATTTGTGGATATGGTAGAATCCAATTTATCCGATGTAGATAAACAATCAACTTTAAAATGGTAAGTCATTCATCACGTTTGGAATGTACAATAACAGCCATCAAGTAGCTATTGCCATTTTCCTGCAACACAAGTTAAGCTTTTAATACATATCCATTGGTCTGTACAACATATGAACCAAACTTTCAGtcttaaaatgaaatatatacatTTTAGATCTTTGCAAAATATTACTTTATGCAATACAAACAATCAGTCTTTGCAAAATCAGTAAGATCTTGATTTTGGTTGCAGCCTCCTCGAACTGAGATCTATATAGTGGCTTCGAGATAGTGCATTCCGACTGACAAACTCTGCACTGTACTGCAAGAAAACAGGACTTTATTATTAAACTCAGGTTTCCTCAGATAGACATCTTCAATTTTTATGCAACACAATATTAACAACAACATAACTACAGATAAAAAATAAGCTGTCCTTTGCTAGAAATGGCAGCTAGCTCGTGCTTGCAATAACTGCCTCACCTAAATGGCACCTACCTTTCAACTGTATGACCAGTTTATTAACTTCAACCCCTCAGGCAAATCACAAGATAATACTTGCACCCTAAAAACCCTAATACTAATAATCTTTCTATAAATAGTATGGCAGGTTATTTGTGGAAATATCCATGAGGATATTTAGCGACAACAATATCACTGTCTGCATGCCATCCCACATGATTATTTTGACTGAGATGATAAAGACAATGTTTAATCtaaaagtaggaaaaaaatACGTACCCATCAATATTTGGCAtggaaaacaaatttttttactcATACCAGAAACATCCTATCCACATGCCATCCCATGAcaaactccaaaaatttcctCAGCAGCTTGTACATGTTATAGTCAAAAtaagattttcttttatatctCCCCATATATCTATCTCTTTCAGCCATTAATTACCAAAATATTCCAAAAACTCCTTTGTTTAATGCCTTCCAAGTTTCCAACCGTCCCAAATAAAACTCCAATGAAAAATGAATGGGAATTTTTTGAGGATATGCCCTGCACcctatttttttccctctattCTTGGAGATTTACCGAGAAACTAAGAGTCATTACCTGAGCCCTCCACCAAATTCAACTTGGATTGGGTTGTGATCTTGGGCTCTCACCCTGTTCACTTTCATCCACCAACAGTTTCCTGGAAGTCTAAGTtccatatcaaataaaaaaaaaatattcaaattagaaTTTGAACTACTAAAATTCAAGTAACAAAATAAGCCGTTGTCTAGTATAATACCTGTTTTTTTCGCTTTGTTGCCAATTTCTCCACACGTGGGACCTTCCTCTTATTTGGAGGTCTCCCTTTCCCTCGAACGACGTTAGGGCTTAAAATCTTTTTACCCTTATCCAATACCACCGTTGGGTTGGCCATATTTGATTGGATAGTCGACTGACATGTGGAACCTTCACAGGATTTATCAAAGTCATCAACATAGTGCAGGAATGCATGGACTTTATCGTTGTTTGAGGATATTTTGGCGGCTAATTTCGAACATCTTTGGATCATAAGTTCGTAATTACGCGTGTCTGATCTACCCCGCAAGTCATCATAACTACTTCTGATTAACGTGTAATGCCTCTTTAAGTCCTTTCTCCATCGATCTAGGAAATAAACTTTCGGCAGCACATTAATGTTCTTCAACTGACAAACTCTAAGTGCATGCCTACAAATAATCCCCCTCATCTCAAACAAACCACAAGTGCATTTCACCTCGCACTCATCTTCGTTATAGTAAACTGAGTAATGAACTCTTTTGGTTTGCTCATCAAATGATATTTCATCCAACACATCAAATGTTAAAATGCACCCCTGTGTGCTAACCAACCAACAATTACAACCCATTAGTCCCATAAACTCTCTTTGGACCTCCTTAAACTTTGCATTTGTATAGACTTTTTGAAACTGCTTCTCAATGTTGAAAGGGGAGATGCAGGGGATAGTTTGGTTGGTAGAATTGAAATCAGCCGTTGTCTCGACCTCCACTTTCTTTCTAAGAGCATTGTCGAATTGGTCGACGAATTCCTTCAATGTCGTCCCAGCATGGACATACccatcaaaaaatgcattcatactttcagACCTTTGTGTTGTGCTCATACCAGCCCAAAATACACTCTTGAGGAAAACAGGAACCCAAAAGGACCTTTCCTCATATAAGGTCTGAAGCCAATTGTTGCCGATAAGATCATACTTTTCAAGTAGTCCACCCCAGCTCTCCTCAAATTCTGTGGTGGTTTGTGAATCATATAATGCCGAATGGATATCAGTCTTCAACCCAAGGTTGAATTTGGCGTGCGATCCTAACTTCTCAGGAAGTTTGCGCATGATATGCCATAAACAATATCTATGGCGAGTTTCAGGGAATACAGTAGCAATCGCATTCTTCATCGCTCTATCTTGGTCGGTTATGATAGACTTCAGCGCCCTACCCTTCATGCAATCCAACCACATCCggaacaaccaaacaaaactaTGTGTGTCCTCTCTTGATAGCAATCCAGCCCCGAATAGTATGGACTGCCCATGATGGTTAACACCCACGAATGGAGCAAAAGGCATACCATACCTATTTGTTAGATACGTTGTATCGAATGATACAACGTCTCCAAAATACTCGTAGGCGGCTCGACTacgtgcatcagcccaaaacacATTCCGTAGCTTTCCCTCATCATCCACGTCCATATTAGAAACAAAGCCATCATTCTGATCTCTCATTCTCTTGAAATACTCATTAAGTGCATCACTACCTCCTTTGCCCAACCTTAAATATCTAGCTTTGTCAATGTAATTCCTACAATCTTGCTCTTGAAAAGCTAGATTCTCATAACCCCCTGCGTCAACAACAAGAGAATAAAAGTTCTTACTCATTCGTATACCGGCTCTATCATTCAGGTCCAAGATCCTTTGACTGTATTGATCTAGGTGTTTGTGGGATCGCAATAGTCTACTTTTCTTGGGGCTCACAGTAATATGGTTGTGAGAATTCTCAGTAGTGGTGAAAACCCATTTTCCATTTTTGTTCAGCGCTGCATTTACTTTCGCCTTACAACCTGTTTTGGTGGTTGCCCGTGGCTTCGAGATATTACTGTTCGGCTTAGGATGGTACTTTCCACCACGGGCACAACCAATGGTCAGATACACCGGCTTCCCATCATCATCTCTTTTAGTCCTCTGTGTCCTTACACCAAAACCCTCTTGCTTGGCATACTTCTTATAGTACGCCACAACCTCTTTCTCACTGTCAAACTCCAACCCGGATCTTGGTGGTTCAACTTGTACCTCATCATCCCTGACAACAGTGGTACCCTCCAAATCTTCATTTATGTCAAAGAACATTTCTATCAATGGAAACATAAGGATGAATTAGcaataattcaatattagaGTCATTATTTAAGGCAAGCATATAAAACGGTAATACCATCAGCATCATGACAACttccaacattttcttcaaattcatCACTATTTGGTGTAACTGACGCGGGGGGCGTTTCTTGCCTCAAGTACTCTGGATTACTCGAGGATTGGTACTGAGTATAATAGCAGCATGGCACTAGAACAAATCAGCTATCctcaaacaaacaaattaacatgTAAATTTTAGGAATTTGGGTAACAAACAGAAATATACCCGGAATGAATCGTCAACTCTAATAAAATCCTCCAGATCACTCGCCAGAGGGTAGGACATATGGTGAGGATGCTGCAAGTTTTATGCAATTAGTTAGATGCATGCGCACGTCAAATGATGTATGTAAAAATTCTATCATCAGCC
Coding sequences within it:
- the LOC122300152 gene encoding protein FAR1-RELATED SEQUENCE 5-like, coding for MGEEEDRMAPRPSTSTSQPVYTHQNDGLGCPNLDHHPHHMSYPLASDLEDFIRVDDSFRYQSSSNPEYLRQETPPASVTPNSDEFEENVGSCHDADEMFFDINEDLEGTTVVRDDEVQVEPPRSGLEFDSEKEVVAYYKKYAKQEGFGVRTQRTKRDDDGKPVYLTIGCARGGKYHPKPNSNISKPRATTKTGCKAKVNAALNKNGKWVFTTTENSHNHITVSPKKSRLLRSHKHLDQYSQRILDLNDRAGIRMSKNFYSLVVDAGGYENLAFQEQDCRNYIDKARYLRLGKGGSDALNEYFKRMRDQNDGFVSNMDVDDEGKLRNVFWADARSRAAYEYFGDVVSFDTTYLTNRYGMPFAPFVGVNHHGQSILFGAGLLSREDTHSFVWLFRMWLDCMKGRALKSIITDQDRAMKNAIATVFPETRHRYCLWHIMRKLPEKLGSHAKFNLGLKTDIHSALYDSQTTTEFEESWGGLLEKYDLIGNNWLQTLYEERSFWVPVFLKSVFWAGMSTTQRSESMNAFFDGYVHAGTTLKEFVDQFDNALRKKVEVETTADFNSTNQTIPCISPFNIEKQFQKVYTNAKFKEVQREFMGLMGCNCWLVSTQGCILTFDVLDEISFDEQTKRVHYSVYYNEDECEVKCTCGLFEMRGIICRHALRVCQLKNINVLPKVYFLDRWRKDLKRHYTLIRSSYDDLRGRSDTRNYELMIQRCSKLAAKISSNNDKVHAFLHYVDDFDKSCEGSTCQSTIQSNMANPTVVLDKGKKILSPNVVRGKGRPPNKRKVPRVEKLATKRKKQTSRKLLVDESEQGESPRSQPNPS
- the LOC122275979 gene encoding uncharacterized protein LOC122275979, which encodes MGNGISPSKRVTALLSNSPEFDSACDSGYSHCISLTQHAFPGVFPYQLATASDHLHRTLSTLRPHPLIMKWVPSPPSRAQVDSALRAVTHRWPNREDLTAQHESLIGPPQFKEWAIELFTDAVVSNAGKAVLCRVPIGIVGIAGIGAVTRSGKDLIGTAIGVYALGIATSVYLSLSG